A genomic segment from Polyangium mundeleinium encodes:
- a CDS encoding M16 family metallopeptidase, translating to MRFAKKSAFLSLVALTALAACGAEPQVQPVDPTKKETTPPVAEAKPAPPPVDLLGPKPELPPSRPFTPPAVETFTTKNGLSVWLVEKHGLPLVSAVLVMRGGSSADPANLPGLMHITTDMLDEGAGKRSAVEVSSGINDLGATLALGTSADASVLSLTVLKNNFNAAFGIFSDVVARPHFDAKEWKRVSELWQNNLKKRSDEPMSVSRVINAAVLFGPETPYGHPADGLLEAAAKVDLPTVKRFYKESFRPDRAVLVVAGDISRKEVTDIVDAQLGTWKAPPAKAAPKQAEFPGPRAASARPKLVLVDRPGAPQSVIAVVRDGVAASDPLLPRLELINTALGGSFTSRLNMNLREEHHWAYGAGSTFQESRNKGGFWAIASVETPATGVALKEMLSELSKMAASGPTAEELEKAKAQDRADLMQTYETVSGTARRLATLARLGLPPGHDSEATRARQSATLAEVTALAKTHVDPTSATVIVVGPREAVGPQLATLGLGEPESWDPEGKPANAAAKPEAKPADKPAAKPADKPGAKKGK from the coding sequence GTGAGGTTTGCCAAGAAGTCGGCCTTCCTTTCGCTCGTCGCGCTCACGGCCCTCGCCGCGTGCGGCGCCGAGCCCCAGGTCCAGCCGGTCGATCCGACGAAGAAGGAAACGACCCCGCCCGTCGCCGAGGCGAAGCCTGCGCCGCCTCCGGTGGACCTGCTCGGCCCCAAGCCGGAGCTTCCGCCAAGCCGTCCGTTCACACCTCCTGCTGTCGAGACGTTCACGACCAAGAACGGCCTCTCGGTGTGGCTGGTCGAGAAGCACGGCTTGCCGCTCGTGTCGGCGGTGCTCGTCATGCGCGGCGGGTCCTCGGCCGATCCGGCGAACCTGCCCGGCCTGATGCACATCACGACCGACATGCTCGACGAAGGCGCCGGCAAGCGCAGCGCCGTCGAGGTGTCGAGCGGCATCAACGACCTCGGCGCGACGCTCGCGCTCGGCACGAGCGCCGATGCGAGCGTCCTCTCGCTCACCGTGCTGAAGAACAACTTCAACGCGGCGTTCGGCATCTTCTCGGATGTGGTCGCGCGGCCGCACTTCGACGCGAAGGAGTGGAAGCGTGTCTCGGAGCTCTGGCAGAACAACCTGAAGAAGCGGTCCGACGAGCCGATGAGCGTCTCGCGTGTGATCAACGCAGCGGTGCTCTTCGGCCCGGAGACGCCCTACGGCCACCCCGCCGACGGCTTGCTCGAAGCGGCGGCGAAGGTCGATCTGCCGACGGTGAAGCGCTTCTACAAGGAGAGCTTCCGCCCCGATCGCGCGGTGCTCGTCGTGGCCGGCGACATCTCCCGCAAGGAGGTGACGGACATCGTCGACGCACAGCTCGGCACCTGGAAAGCGCCGCCCGCCAAGGCTGCGCCGAAGCAGGCGGAGTTCCCGGGGCCGCGCGCGGCCTCGGCGCGCCCGAAGCTCGTGCTCGTCGATCGGCCCGGCGCGCCGCAGTCCGTCATCGCGGTCGTGCGGGACGGCGTGGCCGCGAGTGACCCGTTGCTCCCGCGGCTCGAGCTCATCAACACGGCGCTCGGCGGCTCGTTCACGTCGCGCCTCAACATGAACCTGCGCGAGGAGCATCACTGGGCGTACGGCGCAGGTTCGACGTTCCAGGAGAGCCGCAACAAGGGCGGGTTCTGGGCCATCGCCTCGGTCGAGACGCCCGCGACCGGGGTCGCGCTGAAGGAGATGCTGAGCGAGCTTTCGAAGATGGCGGCTTCGGGGCCGACGGCGGAGGAGCTGGAGAAGGCGAAGGCGCAGGATCGCGCCGACCTCATGCAGACCTACGAGACCGTGAGCGGCACGGCGCGCAGGCTCGCGACGCTGGCGCGGCTCGGGCTTCCGCCCGGTCACGACAGCGAGGCGACCCGCGCACGGCAGAGCGCGACGCTCGCGGAGGTCACGGCGCTCGCGAAGACGCACGTGGATCCGACGTCGGCGACGGTGATCGTGGTGGGCCCACGCGAGGCGGTCGGGCCGCAGCTCGCGACGCTCGGCCTCGGCGAGCCCGAGTCATGGGATCCGGAGGGCAAGCCGGCGAATGCCGCCGCGAAGCCCGAGGCGAAGCCTGCGGACAAACCGGCGGCGAAGCCTGCGGACAAACCTGGCGCGAAGAAGGGCAAGTAG
- a CDS encoding thrombospondin type 3 repeat-containing protein has product MRARQGWAGLFAFAMGFSLAGSSSAQENKARLDEGIRIDQLQPASPESPFLRALGPHEKGANTIEFAFGLSLDYGMGLLKAVTIDGQGVETVAATPVQNALLAHVGGSITPLPWLTADLALPVGLFINGDLQQPFDRYGVIVRQPETFGVGDLRAGLHFRPIDTKAFTFVAGARFWAPVGSTASFLSDKRLRAEVDLGVASEKGSFRWGCTAFVSPLFFIDVAGSDGERIALACAAQLRAASFLWVGLEPSFAMFNQTHASVDAGKDPPSSIDLQIEPLASVRMAFGGMQIGVSGGPGFGGAAGAPGFRGVLSFAYVGGGRPAPVPPKPPSDRDLDKIPDAEDACPDAAGPDNADPKERGCPSRDKDGDGIRDEEDACPQSPGVKHASAEANGCPDVDNDQLPEPVDKCPTEPGPAPEGCPKYARLKGESFEIKPPIKFSTGDQLTPEGQAALEEIAATMRANPKIEQVSVSLGTKGVSADLSDRRAQAIIFVLRSGSLDSNRYELVLRDDLRAGTVQARIIK; this is encoded by the coding sequence GTGCGTGCACGGCAAGGATGGGCAGGGCTCTTCGCGTTTGCGATGGGCTTTTCCCTCGCGGGCTCCTCTTCGGCCCAGGAAAACAAGGCCCGTCTCGACGAGGGCATCCGCATCGACCAGCTCCAGCCGGCCTCGCCGGAGAGCCCCTTCCTTCGTGCGCTCGGGCCTCACGAGAAGGGCGCGAACACCATCGAGTTCGCGTTCGGCCTGTCGCTCGACTACGGCATGGGGCTGCTCAAGGCCGTCACGATCGACGGGCAAGGCGTGGAGACCGTCGCAGCGACGCCGGTCCAGAACGCGCTGCTCGCGCACGTCGGCGGCTCGATCACGCCGCTGCCCTGGCTCACGGCGGATCTCGCGCTCCCCGTCGGGCTCTTCATCAACGGCGACCTCCAGCAGCCGTTCGACCGGTACGGCGTGATCGTCCGTCAGCCCGAGACGTTCGGCGTCGGTGATCTGCGCGCGGGTCTGCATTTCCGTCCCATCGATACGAAAGCGTTCACGTTCGTCGCGGGCGCGAGGTTCTGGGCGCCGGTCGGATCAACGGCGTCGTTCCTCTCGGACAAGAGGCTTCGCGCCGAGGTCGATCTCGGCGTCGCGAGCGAGAAGGGCTCGTTCCGGTGGGGGTGCACGGCCTTCGTCTCGCCCTTGTTCTTCATCGACGTGGCCGGCTCCGACGGCGAGCGGATCGCGCTTGCTTGCGCCGCGCAGCTCCGGGCTGCGTCGTTCCTGTGGGTCGGGCTCGAGCCGAGCTTCGCGATGTTCAACCAGACGCACGCGTCCGTGGACGCGGGCAAGGATCCACCGAGCTCGATCGATCTGCAGATCGAGCCGCTTGCGTCGGTGCGCATGGCGTTCGGCGGGATGCAGATCGGCGTGAGCGGCGGGCCAGGGTTTGGCGGTGCTGCGGGCGCGCCGGGCTTCCGCGGGGTCCTGAGCTTCGCGTACGTCGGCGGTGGACGGCCGGCGCCGGTTCCGCCCAAGCCACCGTCGGATCGCGACCTCGACAAGATCCCCGACGCCGAAGACGCCTGCCCCGATGCGGCTGGGCCCGACAACGCGGATCCGAAGGAGCGTGGTTGCCCGTCGCGCGACAAGGACGGCGACGGCATCCGCGACGAAGAGGACGCTTGCCCGCAGAGCCCGGGCGTCAAGCACGCGAGCGCGGAGGCGAACGGTTGTCCGGACGTCGACAACGATCAGCTCCCAGAGCCCGTGGACAAGTGCCCGACCGAGCCGGGCCCCGCGCCCGAGGGCTGCCCCAAGTACGCGCGGCTCAAGGGTGAGTCGTTCGAGATCAAACCGCCGATCAAGTTCAGCACGGGCGATCAGCTCACGCCCGAGGGGCAGGCGGCGCTCGAGGAGATCGCGGCGACGATGCGCGCGAACCCGAAGATCGAGCAGGTCAGCGTCTCGCTCGGCACGAAGGGCGTGAGCGCGGATCTGAGCGATCGGCGGGCGCAGGCGATCATCTTCGTCCTGCGGTCGGGCAGCCTCGACTCGAACCGCTACGAGCTCGTCCTGCGCGACGATCTGCGTGCGGGCACGGTCCAGGCGCGCATCATCAAGTAA
- a CDS encoding M16 family metallopeptidase, giving the protein MRSIRPPLRRRRVRAAALLASALAFAAPLALPAFVATAHAEQKAEIKVPFEKYKLSNGLTVILHEDHALPLVVVNTMVKVGSRFEEPKRTGFAHLFEHLMFMGTRRAPPKMFDTWMESEGGWNNAWTSEDRTDYFDVGPAHTLKLLLWLEADRFSSLADEMTKEKLDVQREVVRNERRQRTENEPYGKVELRLPELLFPADHPYHHPVIGSHEDLQAATVDDVKGFFKRWYVPNNASLVVAGDFSTAEIKPVIEKWFGSIPSSPLPAAPQAKPVKLDKVVRETLTDKVELGKVVMAWHSPARYAPGDAELDLLSVILTDGKASRLYKALVYDNPVAQEVSAYQASGDLGSYFVVEAIARPGVTLDQLEAAIDKELTKITSEAASQAEIVRAKNQYETGFVSRLQSVTARASMLNQYETYVGDPGFAEKDLARYRGVTQESLQRTAKSTLDLNGRVIIRVEPEKKPAGGAP; this is encoded by the coding sequence ATGCGATCGATCCGTCCTCCCCTTCGAAGGCGCCGCGTGCGAGCCGCGGCGCTCCTCGCCTCCGCGCTCGCGTTCGCCGCGCCGCTCGCCCTGCCTGCGTTTGTCGCGACCGCTCACGCCGAGCAGAAGGCCGAGATCAAGGTCCCGTTCGAGAAGTACAAGCTGTCGAACGGCCTCACCGTGATCCTGCACGAGGATCACGCGCTGCCGCTCGTCGTGGTGAACACGATGGTAAAGGTGGGCTCGCGCTTCGAGGAGCCGAAGCGCACGGGCTTCGCACACCTCTTCGAGCACCTCATGTTCATGGGCACGCGCCGCGCGCCGCCCAAGATGTTCGACACGTGGATGGAGTCGGAAGGCGGCTGGAACAACGCGTGGACGAGCGAGGACCGCACGGACTACTTCGACGTCGGACCCGCGCACACGCTGAAGCTCCTGCTCTGGCTCGAAGCCGATCGTTTCTCCTCGCTCGCCGACGAGATGACGAAGGAGAAGCTCGACGTGCAGCGCGAGGTCGTGCGCAACGAGCGGCGGCAGCGCACGGAGAACGAGCCTTACGGCAAGGTCGAGCTGCGGCTCCCCGAGCTGCTCTTCCCCGCGGATCATCCCTACCACCACCCGGTGATCGGCTCGCACGAGGACCTGCAGGCCGCGACGGTGGACGACGTGAAGGGCTTCTTCAAGCGCTGGTACGTCCCGAACAACGCCTCGCTCGTGGTCGCGGGGGATTTCTCGACGGCCGAGATCAAGCCGGTCATCGAGAAGTGGTTCGGCTCGATCCCGTCGTCGCCCTTGCCCGCGGCGCCGCAGGCGAAGCCCGTCAAGCTCGACAAGGTCGTGCGCGAGACGCTCACGGACAAGGTGGAGCTCGGCAAGGTCGTGATGGCCTGGCACAGCCCCGCGCGGTACGCGCCGGGCGACGCAGAGCTCGACCTGCTCAGCGTGATCCTCACGGACGGCAAGGCGAGCCGGCTTTACAAGGCGCTCGTCTACGACAACCCCGTCGCGCAGGAGGTGTCGGCGTACCAGGCGTCCGGGGATCTCGGCTCGTACTTCGTGGTCGAGGCCATCGCGCGCCCGGGCGTGACGCTCGACCAGCTCGAAGCCGCGATCGACAAGGAGCTCACGAAGATCACGAGCGAGGCCGCGAGCCAGGCGGAGATCGTGCGGGCGAAAAACCAGTACGAGACGGGCTTCGTCTCGCGCCTGCAGTCGGTCACCGCGCGCGCCTCGATGCTGAACCAGTACGAGACGTACGTCGGGGATCCGGGCTTCGCCGAGAAAGACCTCGCCCGCTACCGCGGCGTCACGCAGGAGTCGCTCCAGCGGACCGCGAAGAGCACCCTCGACCTGAACGGCCGCGTGATCATCCGCGTGGAGCCCGAGAAGAAGCCTGCCGGAGGTGCCCCGTGA
- a CDS encoding cation:proton antiporter, translating into MIRAAIVLALVAGISFAARSFLPADATITGSGAALAFGFLLIAAMQTGHIFHGLRLPHLTGFILCGALFGPEVLRLITPSMLGDLTLVKKVAVGLIALNAGCELNFARLRPKIRSIGLVSIFGLLTEFVLLFGFFAFVLGRIEFTAEMTSAQRLTVALICSTVLSALSPAVVMGILKETRAIGPLSEMCLSIVVLADLAVVVAFSFTESVARAVFPPEATASGAGSSIFGALAVHIFGSIATGIAVGLVSALYIRRVGQRIGLFVFAVLFVVAEIGGALHLDPLLVGLSAGLFLENISPVSGHEVIHETEVAAMPTFAVFFAVVGAEVHLHAFFTVAPYAAVAALTRAAGIFAGARFGARVAKVDPEVAARIPFGMFPQAGVAIGLANLVANSFKPWGQAASTLILGTIVINEMIGPVLFRMALARAGEIGKKREGSLLDLPSHAPTPEADVEAT; encoded by the coding sequence GTGATCCGCGCGGCGATCGTCCTCGCGCTCGTCGCCGGCATCTCCTTTGCCGCGCGCTCCTTCTTGCCCGCGGATGCCACGATCACGGGCTCGGGCGCGGCGCTCGCGTTCGGCTTCCTGCTGATCGCGGCGATGCAGACGGGGCACATCTTCCACGGCCTCCGGCTGCCGCACCTCACGGGCTTCATCCTCTGTGGCGCGCTCTTCGGCCCCGAGGTGCTTCGCCTCATCACGCCGTCGATGCTCGGCGACCTCACGCTCGTGAAGAAGGTCGCGGTCGGGCTCATCGCGCTGAACGCCGGATGCGAGCTCAACTTCGCGCGCCTCCGCCCGAAGATCCGCAGCATCGGCCTTGTCTCGATTTTCGGCCTCCTCACCGAGTTCGTCCTGCTCTTCGGGTTCTTCGCGTTCGTCCTCGGGCGCATCGAGTTCACCGCGGAGATGACCTCGGCGCAGCGCCTCACGGTCGCGCTCATCTGTTCCACCGTGCTCTCCGCGCTCTCGCCCGCCGTCGTCATGGGCATCCTCAAGGAGACACGCGCGATCGGCCCGCTCAGCGAGATGTGCCTCTCGATCGTGGTGCTCGCGGATCTCGCGGTCGTCGTGGCCTTCTCCTTCACCGAGTCCGTGGCGCGCGCTGTGTTTCCCCCCGAGGCCACGGCGAGCGGCGCTGGCTCCTCGATCTTCGGCGCCCTCGCGGTGCACATCTTCGGTTCGATCGCGACTGGCATCGCCGTAGGGCTCGTCTCGGCGCTCTACATCCGCCGCGTTGGTCAGCGCATCGGGCTCTTCGTCTTCGCGGTCCTCTTCGTCGTCGCCGAGATCGGCGGCGCGCTGCACCTCGACCCGCTGCTCGTCGGCCTCTCGGCCGGCCTCTTCCTCGAGAACATCAGCCCCGTCAGCGGCCACGAGGTCATCCACGAGACCGAGGTCGCGGCGATGCCCACGTTCGCCGTCTTCTTTGCGGTCGTGGGCGCCGAGGTCCACCTGCACGCCTTCTTCACGGTCGCGCCTTACGCAGCCGTGGCAGCGCTTACCCGCGCGGCGGGCATCTTCGCCGGCGCGCGCTTCGGCGCTCGCGTGGCCAAGGTCGATCCCGAGGTCGCGGCCCGCATTCCCTTCGGCATGTTCCCGCAGGCCGGCGTCGCGATCGGCCTCGCGAACCTCGTCGCGAACTCGTTCAAGCCTTGGGGCCAGGCCGCGTCGACGCTCATCCTCGGCACGATCGTCATCAACGAGATGATCGGCCCCGTCCTCTTCCGCATGGCCCTCGCGCGCGCTGGCGAGATCGGCAAGAAGCGCGAAGGAAGCCTCCTCGATCTGCCCTCGCACGCCCCCACGCCCGAGGCCGACGTCGAAGCCACGTGA
- a CDS encoding DUF6600 domain-containing protein, which yields MNAMRFAETSPRTDRPAPRPALPGRRFTSIALSLLAAALSFTPLAVQADTPAGLPQGWTSDAPEETAAPNTDGFQPTQAVDAQVSVTVSGDEYVDTDPAALNDFREPLAAYGTWVDDATYGTIWVPSATVVGADFAPYQTAGHWELDVDSNWMWVSDYDWGHIPFHYGRWTWIGGRGWGWIPGRVYAPAWVTWRMTDYGYVGWAPMAPSWYWFSGSAVNVWVTPSSAFVFCPSSYVFHRHVHTYVVRDRDIVRRIGAHSRPYRPAQPSAGGGGGAHARSSYRPASPTLAEAKIPSGAAPEKRSAPDARAAAYSRRSTTAQAKTMPAPSRGLVASPSVSRAPGAHAEGRGVHVDRSPRGEVSPRGGRGEVSTPSASPSRPAVSPSRPAVSSPKPSRPATESRPSTESRPSASPSRPSTSTSRPSTSTSRPSVSPSRPSISPSRPSISPSRPSVSPSRSSSSPSRSSSPSPRRGR from the coding sequence ATGAACGCCATGCGCTTTGCCGAGACGTCGCCCCGCACCGATCGACCCGCGCCCCGGCCCGCCTTGCCAGGGCGTCGCTTCACTTCCATCGCGCTGTCGCTCCTCGCGGCAGCACTTTCGTTCACACCTCTGGCCGTCCAAGCGGATACACCCGCGGGCCTGCCGCAGGGCTGGACGAGCGACGCGCCCGAGGAGACCGCAGCCCCGAACACCGACGGCTTCCAGCCCACGCAAGCCGTGGACGCGCAGGTCAGCGTGACGGTGTCAGGCGACGAATACGTCGACACGGATCCCGCCGCGCTGAACGATTTCCGCGAGCCGCTCGCGGCCTACGGCACGTGGGTGGACGATGCGACGTACGGCACGATCTGGGTGCCGAGCGCCACCGTCGTCGGCGCTGACTTCGCGCCTTATCAGACGGCGGGCCACTGGGAGCTCGACGTCGACAGCAACTGGATGTGGGTCAGCGATTACGACTGGGGCCACATCCCGTTCCATTACGGTCGCTGGACCTGGATCGGCGGCCGCGGCTGGGGCTGGATCCCGGGCCGCGTGTATGCCCCCGCGTGGGTCACGTGGCGCATGACGGATTATGGCTACGTCGGCTGGGCTCCGATGGCGCCGTCCTGGTACTGGTTCAGCGGCTCCGCGGTGAACGTGTGGGTGACGCCGTCGTCCGCGTTCGTGTTCTGCCCGTCGAGTTACGTCTTCCATCGCCACGTGCACACGTACGTCGTGCGGGATCGCGACATCGTCCGCCGCATTGGCGCGCATTCGCGGCCGTATCGTCCGGCCCAACCCTCGGCGGGCGGCGGAGGCGGCGCGCACGCGCGTTCGTCGTATCGCCCGGCTTCGCCCACGCTCGCCGAGGCGAAGATCCCCTCCGGAGCCGCCCCGGAAAAACGTTCGGCGCCCGACGCGCGCGCGGCCGCTTATTCGCGTCGCAGCACGACGGCGCAAGCGAAGACGATGCCGGCGCCGTCGCGCGGGCTCGTCGCTTCGCCATCCGTTTCCAGGGCCCCGGGCGCGCATGCCGAGGGTCGTGGCGTGCACGTCGATCGCAGCCCGCGCGGCGAGGTCAGCCCGCGCGGCGGCCGCGGCGAGGTGTCCACGCCGAGCGCCTCGCCGTCGCGCCCCGCGGTTTCGCCTTCGAGGCCAGCCGTCTCCTCGCCGAAGCCCTCGCGGCCTGCGACCGAGTCGCGTCCCTCGACGGAATCGCGTCCGTCGGCCTCGCCGTCGCGGCCTTCGACGTCGACCTCGCGGCCTTCGACGTCGACCTCGCGCCCGTCGGTCTCGCCCTCGCGGCCTTCGATCTCGCCCTCGCGGCCTTCGATCTCGCCCTCGCGGCCTTCGGTCTCGCCGTCCCGTTCGTCGTCCTCGCCGTCCCGCTCGTCCTCGCCGTCGCCTCGGCGAGGGCGGTAG
- a CDS encoding HD domain-containing protein, with translation MILRDPVHGLVAFESEEDSIVTRLLGAREMQRLRRIRQLGLTSLAYPGAEHTRFSHAIGAAHVMKLLLARLRQIDRDLPFWQRVTSERARDAIAAALLHDVGHGPLSHLFEAAMPGAVEHETWTARILLDPACELHQILAEDDPSLPRRVADLVAGKHELPYLARAVSGTFDVDRCDYLLRDAHATGVRYGDYDLPWLLRSLRFSEPSGPPGHNAPSLAIDGQKGIVAIESFLLARYFMFQQVYFHKATRAAEWMIGAILRRALALVVDGTRLPVLPPAIAAVAAGDVPSLDQYLELDDQVLLGAIHAWEEAKDPTLSDLCRRLRARSLFKTIELSPEAHGDGESFTGSAFGALDDGAREKALAAARTVASERGLDPDLYVGLDVATDTPYAEDDSLHVVFPSGKPRPPSEVSFLLDRLRNETLTRCRLIFAPELRDAMREAFVR, from the coding sequence GTGATCCTGCGTGACCCGGTGCATGGGCTCGTCGCGTTCGAAAGCGAAGAAGACTCGATCGTGACGCGCCTCCTCGGCGCCAGAGAGATGCAACGGCTGCGGCGGATACGCCAGCTCGGGCTCACCTCGCTCGCGTACCCAGGCGCCGAGCACACGCGCTTCTCGCACGCGATCGGCGCCGCGCACGTGATGAAGCTCCTGCTCGCGCGGCTCAGGCAGATCGATCGAGATCTGCCGTTCTGGCAACGCGTGACGAGCGAGCGCGCGCGCGACGCCATCGCGGCGGCGCTGCTGCACGACGTCGGACACGGGCCGCTCTCGCACCTGTTCGAGGCGGCGATGCCGGGCGCCGTGGAGCACGAGACGTGGACCGCGAGGATCCTGCTCGACCCGGCATGCGAGCTGCACCAGATCCTCGCCGAGGACGATCCGAGCCTGCCGCGCCGCGTAGCCGATCTCGTCGCGGGCAAGCACGAGCTGCCCTACCTCGCCCGCGCGGTGAGCGGCACCTTCGACGTCGACCGCTGCGACTACCTCCTGCGCGACGCGCACGCGACCGGCGTGCGCTACGGCGACTACGACCTGCCGTGGCTGCTCCGAAGCCTCCGCTTCAGCGAGCCGAGCGGCCCCCCCGGTCACAACGCGCCGTCGCTCGCGATCGACGGACAGAAGGGCATCGTCGCGATCGAGTCGTTCCTGCTCGCGCGGTACTTCATGTTCCAGCAGGTCTACTTTCACAAAGCCACACGCGCGGCCGAGTGGATGATCGGCGCCATCCTGCGCCGCGCCCTCGCGCTCGTCGTGGATGGCACGCGCCTGCCCGTCCTGCCACCCGCGATCGCCGCCGTCGCCGCGGGGGACGTACCCTCGCTCGATCAGTACCTCGAGCTCGACGACCAGGTCCTGCTCGGCGCCATCCACGCATGGGAGGAAGCAAAAGACCCCACGCTGAGTGATCTCTGCCGGCGGCTCCGCGCGCGCTCGCTCTTCAAGACGATCGAGCTCTCGCCCGAGGCGCACGGGGACGGCGAGAGCTTCACCGGAAGCGCGTTCGGCGCGCTCGACGACGGGGCCCGCGAGAAGGCGCTCGCCGCCGCGCGCACGGTCGCCTCGGAGCGGGGGCTCGATCCGGACCTGTACGTGGGTCTCGACGTCGCGACGGACACGCCGTATGCCGAAGACGACTCGCTGCACGTGGTCTTCCCGAGCGGCAAGCCCCGTCCCCCTTCGGAGGTTTCGTTCTTGCTCGATCGTCTGCGCAACGAGACGCTCACCCGCTGCCGGCTGATCTTCGCCCCGGAGCTGCGCGACGCGATGCGGGAGGCGTTCGTCCGTTGA
- a CDS encoding tetratricopeptide repeat protein produces MARAKAVLSRGALALVAAAAFFGHARALSADFVFDDRGAILENPIVQGDLDLGALFSTDFWGRPPGEGPGTWRPLVVLSFWLNKHVTGGFHETNLVLHAATSVVLALALARHTGRTTFAVVAAMVFGVLGIHTEAVVGLVGRADVMAAGFCWLAWFVAGRADEAEAPRSEVGAAFAFAGALASKESAIVFPLFLFLADRILSPKGRAPRILSARYGSLVAAAGVVIALRSLAFASPLAAVARELQANPLLAEGWGPRIWTSLRLFGMALGKIVLPVGLSADYSYAAILPEHSPFVLPVLASALALVGLVALAIRLRRREPLLALAAVMVLVPWIVVSQLPFVLPTIFAERLLYVPAAGFALVIARIGEWMLERTPGALVGPTASAGKGKKRAAQKPPKVDPAHVRSFVLVLAPVMLGNMALAWSRAADWKNDRTLFEAAIEVVPRSARAHHNYGSALLNEGKSAASIRHFERAAEILPAWSEPHAQLGVAQLDVGRVREAEEHFRKAVELDPDSTKAVFNLAVFLARQGQLEAARATLAPFVERHPNRTREAALLRQIEADLRSPQRP; encoded by the coding sequence ATGGCCCGAGCGAAGGCAGTGTTGTCCCGCGGCGCGCTCGCGCTCGTCGCGGCGGCTGCTTTCTTCGGGCACGCGCGGGCGCTCAGCGCGGACTTCGTCTTCGATGATCGCGGGGCGATCCTGGAGAACCCGATCGTGCAGGGCGACCTCGATCTCGGGGCGCTCTTCAGCACCGACTTCTGGGGGCGTCCGCCCGGCGAGGGGCCGGGGACGTGGCGGCCGCTCGTGGTGCTGTCGTTCTGGCTGAACAAGCACGTCACGGGCGGGTTTCACGAGACGAACCTCGTGCTGCACGCGGCGACGTCGGTGGTGCTCGCGCTGGCGCTCGCGCGGCACACGGGACGGACCACGTTCGCCGTCGTCGCGGCGATGGTGTTCGGCGTGCTCGGGATCCACACGGAGGCCGTGGTGGGTCTCGTGGGGCGCGCGGACGTGATGGCCGCTGGGTTTTGCTGGCTCGCGTGGTTCGTCGCGGGGCGCGCGGACGAGGCGGAAGCGCCTCGTAGCGAGGTCGGGGCGGCGTTCGCGTTCGCGGGGGCGCTCGCGTCCAAGGAGTCGGCGATCGTCTTTCCGCTATTTCTTTTTCTCGCCGATCGGATCCTCTCGCCGAAAGGACGCGCGCCGCGGATCCTTTCGGCACGGTACGGCTCCCTCGTCGCCGCGGCGGGCGTCGTGATCGCGCTGCGAAGCCTGGCCTTCGCGTCGCCGCTCGCCGCGGTCGCGCGTGAGCTCCAGGCAAACCCGCTGCTCGCCGAGGGATGGGGGCCGCGGATCTGGACCTCGCTGCGGCTGTTTGGCATGGCGCTCGGCAAGATCGTCCTGCCCGTGGGTTTGTCAGCGGACTACTCGTACGCCGCGATTCTCCCGGAGCACAGCCCGTTCGTCCTGCCCGTTCTCGCCTCCGCGCTCGCGCTCGTGGGCCTCGTCGCCCTGGCGATCCGCCTGCGCCGGCGAGAGCCCTTGCTCGCGCTCGCGGCCGTGATGGTGCTCGTTCCGTGGATCGTCGTGAGCCAGTTGCCGTTCGTGCTCCCGACGATTTTTGCCGAGCGGCTGCTGTACGTGCCGGCCGCGGGTTTTGCGCTCGTGATCGCGCGGATCGGCGAGTGGATGCTGGAGCGAACGCCCGGCGCGCTCGTGGGACCCACGGCATCCGCAGGGAAGGGAAAGAAACGTGCGGCGCAGAAGCCGCCGAAGGTGGATCCGGCGCACGTGCGATCGTTCGTGCTCGTGCTCGCGCCCGTGATGCTCGGCAACATGGCCCTCGCGTGGAGCCGCGCTGCGGATTGGAAGAACGATCGGACGCTGTTCGAGGCGGCGATCGAGGTCGTGCCGAGATCGGCGCGGGCGCATCACAACTACGGCTCGGCGCTTCTCAACGAGGGCAAGTCCGCAGCGTCGATCCGGCACTTCGAGCGTGCCGCCGAGATCCTGCCGGCGTGGTCCGAGCCGCACGCGCAGCTCGGGGTGGCGCAGCTCGACGTGGGTCGCGTGCGCGAGGCCGAAGAGCATTTCCGCAAGGCCGTCGAGCTCGATCCCGACTCGACGAAGGCCGTCTTCAACCTCGCGGTCTTCCTGGCGCGCCAGGGCCAGCTCGAAGCGGCGCGGGCGACCCTCGCGCCCTTCGTCGAGCGTCACCCGAACCGAACCCGCGAGGCCGCGTTGCTGCGTCAAATCGAGGCGGATCTGCGATCCCCGCAGCGCCCCTGA